The region TGCTGAcaggcatttttatatttttggctCCTGGTGCAAATTCTTCACACAGCACTTTTTCAAAGCTTTAAATAAGAAGCAACACacaagataaaaatcaaaactgagGAAGATGGGAAATATCAGTGCAGCTTCAGCTAACTAGCTGTGCATCAGCTAGAATACAGTACGAAACATTTATTGGGATTCAAGACATAGGAGTTATGAAATAAAACTCTGTTTTTCAAATCATTAGtagcacttcttaaaaaaaaaaaaaatgcataatataGGGATTGTAGTTTCAAATCAGATACAATCAAGTGATGATTAATGCACATGTTAATGTAGAAAGACTACTGGTTTTAAGGTACTGATGGCCAGTTCATTATGATTACAGTAATTAAACCTCCTTCCCTAGTCCATGAGTCGGCTGGCAATCTTCACGAATGTACGTCACAATAAATAAAACTGGTTCTTGCCACTATCATACACAACTGCAGaacaatttgaaggaaaaatacctGATCCAGGAGCTACTGTCCATGGCAGCTCACACAAAGTCTTACAAAATTTTCTTTCACGTCCTGTAAACTTCCCAGTACTCAAAATGATGATGCACGCACAAAATCTGCTTTGCATGAGATTTGGCAATACTCATGAGATGAACAAAATACTAATTAGTACAATTTGTAACGTGGTACTGATGTCACAGAATGTTTTATATATAGTTTGGAAAAAAGCAAGAAGTTGTTTCTTCAGGTACACAGAGTTCTTTGAGTTTCAGAAACTAACATTAACTATTACACCGCGCTGAAAAAAACCTGGGAGTATTAAAAAACCAAAGAGACCAGTGGTTTCTGAACTCAAAGCTTGACAactaaaactggaaaataatctAGGTCACTCACAGTCATTTATAAAACCCATCCTGTGGAATTAAAACAAGAGCAATCCAGACGTATTAGACGGTATTCTTCCTTATGGAAAGCAAACCATATTTTAAGAAACAGTTAAATGTATTAGCAAAGTGCAATACTGTCACATTACCAGAAGTGTCTCCAGAGGAGAGACCAAAAATTAGCCAATTCTAATAAATTAGAAGATAACTTGAAATTTAGAGTAGGTTAATCATAAGACATCCACATGAAGGAGTGCGGACTTAGCACTCTTACATACAAGAGAGCAAGTGACATGCTTATATGCTGATACTGAAAGATCCCAACAGGAACAAAGCCAAAAGACGACAGGTCAAACTTACCAACTGGAGTTGTAACACTGAAGAGAGAGGCAAAAGGGTAGGAACTGAAGCTTTTATCAGAGATGTATTATTTGGAGAAGATAAATAATTACCACATTCCAtcataatattaatttttctgcaTTGTGCATTTGCCAAGGACTGCAAATGCAACCTACACAAGCATCATAGCTATCAGTGACAAAAGTAATGTTTACAACTTTGCCAGCTCTGCCCCCCCACCATGTAAACAAGCATCTTTTAGCAGAAGGTCTTACTTCAAAAGGACGGATAGGATTGGTAGGCAATAATCCCCACATGTGCACGAAGTACGGTTATATTTtacataatataaaaataatttcatgagGCCCTTTCATTACAATTGCCATCATGTTATGCTAACAATACCTCCTcaaatgcagttttcattttaagaaaccCACTAGTCAAACTGCCATTTCAGCGGAAGAAACAAGGTGAACTGTATTCACATTGACATGATATATCACTGTATCCCCAAGAGAGCAGCAGGCTTTAAATAGTCAAACTGCCAAAGAAACACCATGTGTCGCCAAAAGTACTTTAAATTCTTGTGAAAGTCTCTGGCATCTTGTTAGAACATGTTTGCTATAACAGCATGCTGTGTCAGAGAGATCACCCTACTAGCGCTGCAGTACTGTCaacattaaaagacaaaaaggtCGTAAGTGCAGGACCAACCAGAAGAAAACGTCCAGTTTGGAAACCTTTCCAGTAAGGCAGAGAGCTGAGGTGACTTTTGATCTTCCCCAAAAAAGTAATGTGCTGCTATGGCGAGGGAAACTATTCCATCAGAACGCTTTTCTGGGgcctgaaagcaaaaaaagagcaaCACAGTCTTTATGATTGTTTATGGCTTTTAAACGTAAGATCAATCCAGATGCATAGATATTAAGTCTGTAGAACGGTACAAGAAACTTTACCTTGCAGTTCTTTATCCTGTATGTTAAAACACTTCCTATATTCAAACCTATCAGCCCGGTTACATCCTGAGTTCAATTTGAATTGAACTTGCAACTAGGTATTTCGATCGCAGTGCCTCCAACACGTTTGATAGCTTGCACATGCTCTAACTTCAGTGCTTGTATCTGTCAGTTTTGCTGACAAATCAAGACACGGACTCCAACACAGCATTGACACTGATCCTTCTATTGTGAATCCTTAGGATGAAAATCCTTTTCTGCCTAGCTTTGCCACTATCAATCTTGCAAAGTTTGTCACCCTGCAGGTTCCTGTCCACCTTTATCGAGTACCCTCAGAGGATTATTTGGTTAAGTGTTTACACTGCTTGATCCAAGACAGAACAAGGGACTTTCTGAACTTTTGGAGGTTCTTGTAATATTTATTCAAAGAGCAAGACACTGTTAAATCTATAATGAAAATACACAGATCTGCAAAAAGTTCTTCATTGGTGAATTAACGAGGGCAGGGATCATAAATCCCACTGGAACAGCAATGCTGGAAGGCTTGCCTCCAACTGAAAAGAATGTAGAACAAAATCTAGAAAACAAAGCTTTCACAACTCTCTTCAACACAGGTAAGTTTCCCATCAAGGACTCCCTGTAGTTTTCCAGAACCAAGCAAACCAAATACGTGAAAAGGAAACTactcaaaagaggaaaaaggactcTGAAGTAACAGCAATAAAGATAAAAGTTCAAGAACTATGATGTTaagaacagagaaattaaaacataaaacctaAGACCATGACAACAAGGAAAATATTCTCCCTTTGGCTGTTTGGCAAGTTAGTGGACTAATCATCAAAAATATGGTTTTTGCTGATATATAAAGCTGAGGAACAAATTAAAAGAGCAAAGCTAGAATTAGGATCTATCAAATAAAGCAAAGCTTAAGAGAGTTATTATGATGTTTTTcacaaaaacatgcagaaatgGTGACAACAGGTCAGACCAAGGGATCAACAGGTTTCCAGCAGCAGGATACTCACTGTCAGTTCTATCCAGAAGTGCCACGGCGCAGCCAGCAGCCCATGGGAGTAAAACACGAAGTAGTCTCCTCCTAAACTAGCAACCGGCGTACCATCCCCAAGGGACCAGGTGGACAGAGCTGACCCTTCATGTGGCCGAACATACAGAGACATGTGACTTGGACCTGCAGAGACAAGGATATGTATCTAGATGTACCAACAGGTGGAACTAGAACAACCATCTATTTTCCTGTACAGTAGCATGTTCCCTGTGTGTTACTATTCCTGGTTTCCAAAACATGATAAAACTGTCTTCTCTACTGAAgaagtttaaattatttcaaagcagTGAGATAAATGAGATGATGATGTAGGAGAGGGACAGAGCTATAAaatggacttttaaaaaaaggacttgCTATAAAAAGATCAAGGCTTACTCAAAACAGACAAGGTTATCAACCCCCCAGATAACTGCAACACAACACCCACAGCTTCTAGTGTGTTATGGAACTGAATTAATTCATACTAATCTCACAAAGCTCACTCTCTTGGGAACAGCACTAGAACCTGCAGTACTGGAATCAACACCTTATTTATTGTGGGCATAAACACCAATCACAAACCAGAAGCTGAAGTCACTCACCAGCTACTTCAAAGCTTAACCTCACATTGTCCCAGGGCATCAACTCCTTTGACAGAACTTTAAAGTGAATGGGGCTTCTTGGAAAAATTTCTGGAGCAGGAAGATACCAGTTTTTcctggagtggaaaaaaaatactttaacttACTCAATGCAACACTCAGAGGTATTAAAGATGataagtgaagaaatttttttggtATAGCATAGCTAACTGTGCTGTTACTAAATGAAATATTCAGAAGCTAGTGATTCTAGCAGAAGGCAGGTAAAATTAGCAACTTGTGGCCAGACAAATATTTAAAGGGcatattaacagaaaaatagtCACCAGTGTGTTCATTCATTACCTTCATGTgccttaatttaaaaagcaataaagtaaGAATATTTGCATCTTCAGACTGCTACATTTCTGCTCACAGGACTCTTGGGGCATGAGAAATAGCCACTGCAGGTAGATTTCTTCTGTGGAGACTAGCTACTCTAGACTTCCTCCACTGTCAGCTGGGGTgagagggggaagaagggaagaaacatACATACTCCAAATGTGAACTGCCCTTTAGAAGGCCCCCCCTTCACCTTTTTCTCCACTGGCGCTAACATTGATTTTCCACAAATCAACTTctacagctcctgcagcagaccCAGCAATCTCTTGCAGAGCTTCTGGCAGAAGACACTGCACCTAGACAGAAGTTCAAGTGGCTTCTGAAGTGAAAGGATTATTTACTTTTAGACCAAGTTTAGCCttactttttcctctcttacaTAAGCGAGATGACATAAGTGACCAATGTGCTTTGTCAGTAAGTGCTCAAGTGAAGCAGTGTTCACACCAACCGGAACATGAAATGCACTGGCAGAATCCAAGGAAGGCCACAGAAAGGAGCCTGCTCATCACATGGAGTTCTAATGGTGTCATTGATTTCAGGTACATGCGGTGTTATGTGAGATATTCCATTATAATCAAATCCATTGATCCATATACCAGAGTCACTTTTAATCACATTTCCATCTAGATCATGAAATCTCCTGCTCgtgtgctagaaaaaaaaaaaaaaaaaaagataacatagAAAGATGATGGAGCCTATGCAATTCACATGATTTAGAAGTGTGTTCTGAAATATCCTCTATGTCAATCCTTAAGGTCTACTGCATTTGCAGTATGCACTGAACATAGCGAACATCTTAGTATTTATAGAGAGAGAATTACTCAGATAAAAGAAACATACCATAAAAACACCTACATACAGAAGATGACTGTGCTCTAAGTATTTGCCCATCTCTCATCAcattcactttttaaattatcattgcCTACTCAACTCCCCCATTAAAACCCCTGCTCTTCTGACACAGATGAGCTGAACACACAGACTGAACAAAGGAAACATTAGCAattctttcaaaaccagaaataatcatTAGAGCTTttaaatcaagcaagaaagggaaggttactttttttggggggtggggtggtagtggtggtgttaagatttggaaaaaatccaaatattccTGCAACCAACAGAGGCAGTACAATACACAAGGCTTTTCTTACCTGGAGAAAGACTCGTTTAGGCTTTGGATTAGCTGCATCAGAACTGTAAGGAAAGAAGATTCCACTACAAACGAGAATCAGAGTGACTACAAACACAGTAGTTAAAGTTATTAGCGTCGTTTTTGTACTTTTGACAAGGTAAACGAAGTTAATCTAGAGAATAAAAAGACATCCCAGTTATAAAACTGCAAGGCTTAGAAATAAGACACTATTCGTAAAACTCTAAAACCCAATTATGGAACTGAAAGTACATTAAAAAGAGAACATTAAGTACTAGCAGACACAAGACACTTCTTCATAATTTCCAGTATTTAAACCCAAAAGTAATAAAGTGAGTACTTCTTGGagtttcaaaaatttttttaaaacatctgccAACAAAAACCTAGAACCTTTAGAGCAAGGGGGCAGAAAACCCTAAgaggagtttgggtttttttttttttcaagtgtagtACACATATTGTTGAGCCATATACTTCACCTAAAATTAATGCCTGCTCAAATTCCAGCATTAAATTGCATATCGTACACCAATTTTTACTACATCATCAtagaacaggaatatttttataaGCCCTGCTTCAGTGACTTTTCTTTGCCTAACATAAAACATAGAATCTTTGACATTTTTCCCAGAAACTTCCTAGTAGTTAACATATTGTCAAAATGCCATTAACTTCAAGTATTAATTTGGAAAAGCATTGATTTTTAAACTCTAGAGagagtttaaatgttttaaacatttacaAATTCTACTTACAAAATAGGATGACAGTATCATAGTGATGACAACAATAAATCCTGCCAGCACCACATCTGGTAGAATTTCTGAACCACTTCGTCCCATGATAGGAGTAAACATCTCAAATACAGTCCAACTAAGATACATCATATACAGATACGGAACAAACATTCCCAGCATGTACATCATGACAAACTTCATGGTGGCACCTAtcggggacagaaaaaaaaaattaagacaaaaaactCGCAAAAGCTTAAGAGGACATAAACACACAGCTTTACTAATATATCCATATACTGCTGCAAGGCCCAATACACAATACTCATCCTCACCCCTGACATAGATATGGAAAGGGGATCTCACTTTGCATAGCCAGTGCCAATATAACTCTttcaaaaacaagacaaaaccatTCTTGTATTACAAAAGAAATTTTACGCAGTTATTCTGTCCCCAAAACTACTTAAATATCACAGTATTTTTAACAACCTTTACTGTCCATCAAAGTACCCAATCACTTATTAATAACCCTACATAGTATTGTTCCTTTAAGCCTAAGATgtttttcagagtatttttttttaaagagcttctccatactttcaaaatgtttttagttCAAGAACACTTCCTGTGACAAAAATGTCACATGTATACTTTGACAATTCTAAATTCAAAGAGTGGGATTTCTTTTGCTTAAATAATAGAGTTTGGAGGGAAACACCCAATATACAATAGTAGGGGCAGAGGCTTCGAAATACaaccttcccccctgcccccacaaAACTCATACCTTTTTGGCTGAATTCTTTATGGATCATCAGTTTAGCGAGTAAAGGAAATGCGACCCATAGTGTACAAATGAATGCTGAACAAAGGCCTATCTGAGTAATCACAGCCAATGCTATAGACCAAATCATCAATGAGGCatcaaaaaaaatatctcccaggTACTGCTCATTCATATTCTGtagcaaaaaaagcaaatacattcaTTACTGAGCATATTCCACGTGTTACATCTCATAAGAACACATACAAGCCCTCTTATTTCTTGTATAGAATTGTTTTCCTTGGACAAAACAATTCTGCAGTCATCATCTTACCACGCTCTTACCATTTAGAGTTATCCATGACAGTgcactttaaatttttttatttttttttaaatctgctctgACATAGCTTGAAAAAGAGAGTACGTTGGCCGGGGCACAGGGAGGAAGAGAATGTACAAATAACAATACCAAGAAGATGGAAGGCTACTGTTTTACGTACACAGGCAAATAGGGCCTTTATATAAAAAGCACTGGTATTTGTTAAGCATATAGAACAGTTACGTACTACttatgtttgaaaaaaattatctgtatcTCCTGAGATTCTAACCCTGGTTTTGAACAGCAGCTATTAATACACTTCTTATACAAGCATTGCTATTAGTGCACAAATATTACACTGGTGCCTTTATATGTCACACCACAGCTGTCGTTTTGgaagtctgctttttaaaatatatcatttaTTTTGGAGATATGTATAGCTCAGGTAATACCATATATGCTTTCAAAAAGAAGGACGTTTAGCCATCAaaaatgtggtttggttttgtattttacatTATATCAGCAATGCTGTAGTGTTTGTAGCGCAAGACTATTGTGAATCCTGCTAGTAGCAAGGAGGACTGCTTGTGTGAACAACGGCTATCAAAAAGCACCTAGTTCAGTTTTgggctgaaaagagaaaaaaagaaaaaaaaaaagagagaaacacaaCTTGCCAAatctatttcaaaacaaaaagcttaTTAATTCACAAGTTCTTGAGCTACTAACAGAAAACACCCAGGCGGTGCCTGTGACAGCCAACTAAAGGATTAGCTTTCAAAATCTTTATGCAACTCTAAGTACAATGTAAGTTAGGGAGGCAGTATAAACTCTATGGTGTACTGCAAGCTCCAGCATGCAAGAAAATTAAGAGACTCATGATATCAAGTTCGTTGATCTGCTGATCAGACAATCAGCAGGCAAGAAGTAGATCCAGAGCCTGGAATAGCCAAACAGTTAGCCAAAGTATGCTCTCCCATCAGCTTGTCTGAAAGACTAGAAGATGGTAACATCATCTCTATTTTATAAGTGGCTTATCTTTTCCACAAAAGGACATcaccatatatatattttacatataccAGTTAACACTCCCCCTCCTCTAACAATTAAAAACCCACTTCCAGATAAAGACATAATTAATTCACCCTGAACTCTCCATACAATCAAATTTCAATAACTTCTTCAAATACTTGGATGAAGCTGGATTTGGCTGACAACTCTGGTTTTCTAAATTCCCTTGCCCAAAGCTTGTACAAATAGCTGAGAAGATAAGTAACAGCAAGCTGAGTAACTAAATACTACTGTGCCTAAAACCTAAACCTAATAGGCTTAAGTAGTCAACTTCTGCCCTGAAAGAGCATCACCTGTCAGATATATCAAGGCCCTATTCGTTTTTAATGCAAAGCCATTAAACTATCATCTAAACATATGGGATTATTATGAGCTATAATTATGATAGTATTATGCAAGTTAAATCGTATTGGTTAGTCCATAAGAATTATAAGCAAAAAAGGTAAATAGACAGTAATCATGACAAATGACAGCGATGGAAAGGTGACACACACCAAATCCTCATCAAGCCTTGCAGGGGCCTAAATGACCTTCATCTATTGCAGAAAAGAACATGGACTATCAAGAGCTCTGTCCCGTTTCCAGCTGTGGTCAAAACAGCTAACAATCAGAATAATCATAGAGGGAAGGGTGACTACTCAAATTTTTACAAGAGCTTCATTTAGAAAGTTCTATGCAGTGCAGACTACTGTATTAGAAGAGAGCGTGACAGAACTAGAAATTCTGATAGATGTAAGAAAAAAGCTCTCATATGAACCACCTGAAAAAAAGAGTCATGTTATTTGCTTAGAAAGTTTGTATGAATTTGTATGGATACAACTGACATCACCAAAACAACATGCATAATAAAAGGACAGAGAGAACTGGAATTCCAAGTTTCAcaacaaaatgtaaataataaattagattaaacaaagaataaaaatattaagagaTATGTAAGGAGGTACTGTaccaaaattaattattaaatttagGGAACCTGTCATACAAGTACATTCAGAGGCAAGAATCTGGTAGGACTCAAAGAACATTTGAGTATATATATAGATTCTGTAATGATCAAGAACATTGAAAGGTACCAAAAAACCCTAAATTCTTCAGCTGTTGCTCTGATCTCTTATCACTAAAGTGATGGCAAGAAGGGAAGGTGGAGACAGGGAAAGAAACAGTATATTATAACGTATTCTActaggttttgccttttttttgaaGCACCTCCTAAAGGTCCTAAACCCTTAAATCACGAAGTTCTTAACCTTCTGATTTAGTAGAGAAATCCCTACACTGAGATGAAGCAATTTTTACAGGAACATTTTAAATACTCCTGTCCAATACAGAAAACTCTTTGCATCTTTTTAATCAACTCAAAAATTAAGTCTGCCACAGATTAAGCACTGCATTACCCTTCAACATTAGCAACAGAGTCAAGCTTACCTTGTAGAAAAACTTCTTGGCTAGTGTATGCACAAGAATGAGCTTAGCTGCAGCTGCAGTGCCGTACAGAAACACAGACACATAGAAATGGGTGTACCAAGAAAGAGACCGTCCGATGACAGAGACAAACGCTGCCACTACAAGGACTGCCACCAGCGTGCAGACCCAACTTAACAGCGTTAAGCCAAACGCAGTAAGTAATTTCTTCAGGTTTTGAAcagctatgaagaaaaaaaaaaagtttcattcaaCAGTCACTATGCTACTGCAGACTACCATCAAGATTGGAATCACCCCACAGTGTAACTACTTTAATGACGAAAATAAAACTGCACAAGGAGTACACTCTGAAGATTTCTTAACAGCATGGTCTAAAGCATTTAGCCTACTTCTTTGCAAGTCTTTTCGCAGTCTTCTCCACTGCAAGATTTATTCCCCGAGTACTACTGTATTTTGTGGATTACCATGTTCCCAACAGTAAAAATTTCTCTAGGGAAACAGTGGAGCCACTCTACCATCTATAAAgcctcaaaaaaaccctcaaaaaacctCAACACAAATTGAAGTTGGTTTTCTTGTAACTTTTTCTTACTCCAAAAACGTTTGCTGGAtttggcaggggggggggggtgtgtctgtgttttggcttgattttttttaaacacgtaTGTTCCTACACGTACCTGAAAAGGTCTAACTAGAAGATTTGTTTGATACCCTTTATTAAtctttattacctttttttcccagttgttgTTTTCTTATTTGCTCCTGCCTATTGACAGGTGTTAAAGAAACATGATTCTGAAGCCCTACCTATGCTAACAGAACAAAGAGTTTATATAGATACtaagcaaatctttttttttccattttcaggtcTTTAAAAGATTTGATTTTAATCTTCATGAAAGGATAAGAGAAATAATCATGATTCATAAATGCTAGACATCTAAGCCTATCATAGTCTTTCTTCATCATTATTATTCACAGTTGAGAGATTTAAACACAAAGCAATTCCTATGGCTTGCTGCACAcctaaaatttatttctgaagtttaTTAAAAAGATGCCTTAATCACCTGAATGCTTCTTCATCTACTAATTAGCATTCTGTAAAGAGTaatgtgattgatttttttttttttgatttttttttttttttaagagctagaCTTACCTCTGCTTTTGGGCTGTAATACCTTCTTGCCTAAGTAAAGAAAAGCAATTGCTGCTGTTACATAGTTCATGATGGTGCCAACACGGGCCGGATAAGCCAGGACAAATAGACCAAGTACATCAAAGAACACAACATTTCCATGTCGATACTCAAAAGATTTAGCCAACTTATCTGATGTTGCTAGATATTTTAGGACAGCTAAAATATTGTCACCTATTAAAAAAGCAGATACACAACGTAACTACATCAAGATTGATGAATTAGTACACAGCATTCTTTTAAATATAagtgttcttaaaaataaaactgtattgAGTTATCCTCAAGGAAGATATGAATATACAACTGATTATTCTGAAATACGTATTTGACAGTATGCACAGCATAGTATTTTCATGAGTTAATCTAGACAGCCGTCACTAAAATCAGTATACTTGGGAAGCTTCATGTATTTAAGCACTGTTGCAATGAAGGGAGTAGTCAAGCTTTCAGCCCATCAGCCCTTCTTCAGGTCTGATATTAAAGCATTGGACTTCAAGGCTAACCCATAGAAGAGTTTATAAATTCCtaatcttccttctcttctcctttccagtaGTAACCCCCCCGTGTTTCAATGACTACGAATTACCTGCCTTCCTTTCCCTAGATGACTGTAAGGTGGCTTCCTTTGTAGCCTATAGGTACCAACcacctttttctttcccacagTGCAGCCAAAACACATGTAATCAAGTGAGAACAATTGTTCTcaactttcattttgctttgactTGAACTGTAAGAGTGCTTACTGGCTGAAgagttgttttggttgtttttttgtttggctgtgaTACATTTAACAAGAGACATTCTATGTAATCACCATGACCAGTAAAATCATCTTTCCAACAGGAATTTAGAAGTGTTACTTTCTGTCTTGTAACTGCACTGGCACAAGAAAGtgtttaaaactgttattcaCATTGGTTGTCTAAGCTGGCTTCTGTGCAAGCTTAAAGAGGGAAATCGTGAAAATCCTGGAGGCATTTAGCATTATGTTAGCTCTTCCTGGGAAACTAAAGGTCTTACTGTAATTTTCTTTACTGCAGCCTATCAAATAGCCTGCTATGAGCACAAACTGTTAGTAGAAAATAAATCCTGTTTATCCACAGTCTGTGTGGTACCACATAAGTGAGATCCATTCTAAAAGAAAAACTTGTGTTGGTGGATCAGTCTCTGTGCCTCCAACATAACCATAAGCTTCTCATCACGAACATTAGTTAGTAACAGGACTTACTGAGAGAAAAGGAATGCAGAATGCTGGACAATCATGTATAA is a window of Numenius arquata chromosome Z, bNumArq3.hap1.1, whole genome shotgun sequence DNA encoding:
- the ERMP1 gene encoding endoplasmic reticulum metallopeptidase 1, translating into MERSGAAAPVWRLRVAGGHRDRDRAHLPPREEDDDDDGGGGDTGGKKRGGPRRRRRLVLPLAEGRGAPLVLLYLLGLRALVQLSHRQLLSQPSPAGPRDFSAPRARGYLDNITAIGPRTVGSPENEVLAVNYLLEQIRAIERESTDAHKLFIDIQRPTGSFSIDFLGGFTSYYANITNVIVKLEPRNGAEHAVLSNCHFDSVPNTPGASDDAVSCAVMLEILNTLSKSSEPLQHAVIFLFNGAEENILQASHGFITQHEWAKSIRAFINLEAAGVGGKELVFQTGPENPWLVQAYVVAAKHPFASVVAQEIFQSGIIPADTDFRIYRDFGNVPGIDLAFIENGYIYHTEYDTSDRILTDSIQRAGDNILAVLKYLATSDKLAKSFEYRHGNVVFFDVLGLFVLAYPARVGTIMNYVTAAIAFLYLGKKVLQPKSRAVQNLKKLLTAFGLTLLSWVCTLVAVLVVAAFVSVIGRSLSWYTHFYVSVFLYGTAAAAKLILVHTLAKKFFYKNMNEQYLGDIFFDASLMIWSIALAVITQIGLCSAFICTLWVAFPLLAKLMIHKEFSQKGATMKFVMMYMLGMFVPYLYMMYLSWTVFEMFTPIMGRSGSEILPDVVLAGFIVVITMILSSYFINFVYLVKSTKTTLITLTTVFVVTLILVCSGIFFPYSSDAANPKPKRVFLQHTSRRFHDLDGNVIKSDSGIWINGFDYNGISHITPHVPEINDTIRTPCDEQAPFCGLPWILPVHFMFRKNWYLPAPEIFPRSPIHFKVLSKELMPWDNVRLSFEVAGPSHMSLYVRPHEGSALSTWSLGDGTPVASLGGDYFVFYSHGLLAAPWHFWIELTAPEKRSDGIVSLAIAAHYFFGEDQKSPQLSALLERFPNWTFSSGWSCTYDLFVF